A genomic window from Silene latifolia isolate original U9 population chromosome Y, ASM4854445v1, whole genome shotgun sequence includes:
- the LOC141630344 gene encoding putative mitochondrial protein AtMg00860, with protein sequence MDPKKIAVIKDWGTPRNVSELRSFLGLSNYYRRFIRAYLKIAFPLTDLLKKDNKWEWSIDKNRAFEKLKEAVVQEPVLVLPDITKPFEVETDASDYALGGCYSKRVTLWLSRAESLMEPRFVMRSSGVAANLMPTEEKLLLAADEG encoded by the exons ATGGATCCGAAGAAGATTGCCGTTATCAAGGACTGGGGAACCCCAAGGAATGTGTCTGAACTCCGCTCTTTCTTGGGGCTCTCAAACTACTATCGAAGATTCATCCGAGCGTACTTGAAAATTGCTTTCCCGCTCACCGACTTGTTGAAGAAGGATAATAAGTGGGAGTGGTCTATCGACAAGAACAGAGCATTTGAGAAGCTCAAGGAAGCGGTGGTACAGGAGCCGGTCTTGGTGTTGCCGGATATCACGAAGCCTTTTGAAGTTGAGACGGATGCATCTGACTACGCCCTCGGGGGGTGCTACTCCAAGAGGGTCACCCTGTGGCTTTCGAGAGCAGAAAGTTTAATGGAGCCGAGATTTGTTATGCG GTCATCCGGAGTGGCAGCGAACCTTATGCCTACTGAAGAGAAGCTATTACTGGCCGCAGATGAAGGATGA